In a genomic window of Cyprinus carpio isolate SPL01 chromosome A10, ASM1834038v1, whole genome shotgun sequence:
- the lyrm7 gene encoding complex III assembly factor LYRM7 — protein sequence MGTRLKVLRVFKDLHKTRRDVFRDDDRALTAARLKINEEFKKHKNETSEENIKEMLKMARAVETILRENVIQGEHVEENKVLLRPRKSLLLDNVPYSDTPRNKT from the exons ATGGGGACACGCTTGAAG gtGCTGCGGGTGTTCAAAGACCTGCATAAGACGAGAAGAGATGTTTTTAGAGATGATGACAGAGCTCTGACAG CTGCcaggttaaaaataaatgaagaattcAAAAAACACAAGAATGAAACATCAGAGGAAAATATTAAAGAG ATGCTTAAAATGGCCCGAGCGGTTGAGACCATCCTTCGTGAAAATGTGATACAGGGAGAGCATGTGGAGGAAAATAAAGTCT TGTTACGGCCCCGCAAGAGTCTCCTGCTGGACAATGTACCTTACTCTGATACACCCAGAAACAAGACATGA